Proteins encoded within one genomic window of Numenius arquata chromosome 12, bNumArq3.hap1.1, whole genome shotgun sequence:
- the TSHZ2 gene encoding teashirt homolog 2 — MPRRKQQAPKRAAGYVQEEDLKEEEDIKEEEEDDDDNNSTAQLQGSNDTGTDEEHEVGPEQKGSFSYQNSPGSHISNQDAENESLLSDGSDHVADIKSICSREPQDPKNSTHPKAQNEAHDCMDKMTAVYANILSDSYWTGLGLGFKLSNSEKRSCDNRNGGNKADFDWHQDALSKSLQQNLPSRPVSKPNLFSSVQLYRQSSKMCGTVFTGASRFRCRQCSAAYDTLVELTVHMNETGHYQDDNHKKDKHRPTSYSKPRKRAFQDMDKEDAQKVLKCMFCGDSFDSLQDLSVHMIKTKHYQKVPLKEPVPTISSKMVTPAKKRVFDVNRPCSPDSTTGSFSDTFSPQKNANLQLSSNNRYGYQNGASYTWQFEACKSQILKCMECGSSHDTLQQLTTHMMVTGHFLKVTSSASKKGKQLVLDPLAVEKMQSLSEAPANDSPVSKSSSKSSAECIAPTSELKKESKKDKADDVNKDEKAVKTEEYEDTLQKPLDPTMKYQYLREEDLEDGSKGGGDILKSLENTVTTAINKAQNGAPSWSAYPSIHAAYQLSEGAKPSLPVGSQVLQIRPTITNKLRPIAPKWKVMPLVPVSANVAQCTQVKKETDDKEEVQKDYAKEGIQAEPVSLSQSEREPLLKSEASAEPKKIEPCPLKEEDKIKEDSGKEKPVLKEPTAASLSNGCAAANHSSDLPCVNPLSALQSVLNNHLGKATEPLRPQSNSSPSSSTISMFHKPNLNMMEKPVLSPAPTPPKPASVSRHYLFENNDQPIDLTKSKGKKAESAQAQSCTSPPQKHALSDIADMVKVLPKATTPKPAASSRIPSMKLEIDVRRFEDVSTEVSTLHKRKGRQSNWNPQHLLILQAQFASSLFQTSEGKYLLSDLGPQERMQISKFTGLSMTTISHWLANVKYQLRKTGGTKFLKNMDKGHPVFYCSDCASQFRTPSTYISHLESHLGFQMKDMNRLAVEQQTKVEQEISRVSVQRSPETIAGEEDTDSKFKCKLCCRTFASKHAVKLHLSKTHSKSPEHHSQFVAEVDEE; from the coding sequence GTTATGTCCAAGAGGAAGACttaaaggaagaggaagatataaaggaggaggaagaagatgatgaCGACAACAACTCAACTGCTCAACTCCAGGGCAGCAATGACACTGGCACGGATGAGGAACACGAAGTGGGTCCTGAGCAGAAAGGGAGCTTTAGTTACCAGAACTCCCCTGGCAGTCATATATCTAACCAGGATGCAGAAAACGAATCACTACTAAGTGACGGTAGTGACCACGTGGCAGATATTAAAAGCATTTGCTCTAGAGAGCCACAGGACCCAAAAAACAGCACCCATCCCAAAGCCCAGAATGAAGCACATGATTGCATGGACAAAATGACAGCGGTCTATGCCAACATACTGTCAGACTCTTATTGGACAGGCTTAGGGCTGGGTTTCAAGTTGTCCAACTCTGAAAAGAGGAGTTGTGACAACAGAAATGGAGGGAACAAAGCTGATTTTGATTGGCACCAAGATGCACTGTCGAAAAGCTTACAGCAGAATTTACCTTCCAGACCTGTCTCGAAACCCAACCTGTTCAGTTCCGTCCAGCTCTACCGGCAGAGCAGCAAAATGTGTGGAACGGTGTTCACAGGCGCCAGCCGGTTTCGGTGCCGGCAGTGCAGCGCTGCCTATGACACACTGGTAGAACTAACGGTTCATATGAATGAGACAGGTCACTACCAAGATGACAACCATAAAAAGGACAAGCACAGACCAACCAGCTACTCAAAGCCCCGAAAAAGGGCTTTCCAGGACATGGACAAGGAAGATGCACAAAAAGTACTGAAATGTATGTTCTGTGGTGACTCTTTTGATTCCCTTCAAGATCTGAGTGTTCatatgataaaaacaaaacattacCAAAAAGTGCCTTTGAAGGAGCCGGTACCAACCATTTCTTCAAAAATGGTCACTCCAGCAAAGAAACGTGTGTTTGATGTTAACAGGCCTTGTTCCCCCGATTCCACGACGGGGTCTTTCTCAGatactttttctcctcaaaagaATGCGAACCTGCAGTTATCATCTAACAACCGCTACGGTTACCAGAATGGCGCCAGCTATACGTGGCAGTTTGAGGCCTGCAAATCCCAGATTTTGAAGTGTATGGAATGTGGAAGTTCCCATGATACCTTGCAGCAGCTCACGACCCACATGATGGTCACTGGCCATTTCTTGAAAGTCACAAGTTCAGcttcaaagaaaggaaagcaacttGTTCTGGATCCTTTAGCCGTGGAAAAAATGCAATCACTGTCTGAAGCACCAGCCAATGACAGCCCAGTTTCAAAATCAAGCAGTAAATCATCTGCAGAGTGCATAGCTCCCACCTCTgagctaaaaaaagaaagtaaaaaagataAAGCTGATGATGTGAACAAAGATGAGAAAGCAGTAAAAACTGAAGAGTATGAAGACACTCTTCAGAAACCACTGGATCCCACAATGAAATACCAGTACCTCAGAGAAGAAGACTTAGAAGACGGTTCAAAGGGTGGTGGGGACATTTTAAAGTCCTTGGAGAACACTGTCACAACAGCCATCAATAAAGCTCAGAATGGAGCACCCAGCTGGAGTGCATATCCCAGCATCCATGCAGCTTATCAGCTCTCAGAAGGAGCTAAGCCGTCTTTGCCTGTGGGTTCCCAAGTACTGCAAATCAGGCCAACAATCACCAATAAACTGAGGCCCATAGCTCCGAAGTGGAAGGTCATGCCTCTGGTCCCTGTCTCAGCAAATGTGGCCCAGTGCACTCAAGTGAAGAAGGAAACTGATGACAAGGAGGAAGTACAAAAGGACTATGCTAAAGAGGGCATCCAAGCTGAGCCTGTCTCACTCAGCCAGAGCGAGAGAGAACCTCTCCTCAAATCTGAAGCCTCTGCAGAGCCAAAAAAGATAGAACCGTGTCCCTTGAAAGAAGAAGACAAAATTAAAGAggacagtggaaaagaaaaaccagtCCTCAAGGAACCAACAGCAGCTTCTCTTAGTAATGGTTGTGCTGCTGCCAACCATTCTTCTGACCTACCTTGTGTCAACCCTCTCAGTGCGCTGCAGTCAGTACTGAATAATCACTTGGGCAAGGCCACTGAGCCTTTACGGCCTCAATCCAACTCCAGTCCCAGCTCTAGCACAATTTCTATGTTCCACAAACCTAACCTAAATATGATGGAGAAGCCAGTTTTATCTCCTGCTCCAACCCCACCAAAGCCTGCAAGTGTATCCAGGCactatttatttgaaaacaatgATCAGCCTATTGACCTGACCAAATCCAAAGGCAAGAAAGCTGAGTCAGCTCAAGCACAATCTTGTACTTCTCCACCTCAAAAACATGCTCTGTCTGACATTGCTGACATGGTCAAAGTTCTTCCCAAAGCTACTACACCAAAACCTGCTGCATCTTCAAGGATCCCATCTATGAAATTGGAAATAGATGTCCGACGCTTTGAGGATGTCTCAACAGAAGTCTCTACTCTGCATAAAAGGAAGGGCAGACAGTCAAACTGGAACCCTCAGCATCTTCTCATTTTGCAAGCTCAGTTTGCTTCCAGCCTCTTCCAGACATCTGAAGGTAAATATTTATTGTCAGATCTAGGCCCACAAGAGCGCATGCAGATTTCAAAATTTACTGGACTGTCAATGACCACCATCAGCCATTGGTTGGCAAATGTCAAGTATCAACTTAGGAAAACCGGAGGAAcaaagtttttgaaaaacatGGACAAGGGACATCCAGTCTTTTATTGCAGCGACTGTGCATCTCAGTTTCGAACCCCATCTACTTACATTAGCCACTTAGAATCTCATCTAGGTTTCCAAATGAAAGACATGAACAGGCTGGCTGTGGAGCAGCAAACCAAGGTAGAGCAAGAAATCTCCAGAGTTTCAGTTCAAAGATCTCCTGAAACAATAGCTGGAGAAGAGGACACAGACTCTAAGTTCAAATGTAAGTTGTGCTGTCGGACATTTGCGAGCAAACATGCAGTAAAACTTCATCTAAGCAAAACACACAGCAAGTCACCAGAACACCATTCACAATTTGTAGCAGAAGTGGATGAAGAATAA